The following are encoded together in the Lathyrus oleraceus cultivar Zhongwan6 chromosome 3, CAAS_Psat_ZW6_1.0, whole genome shotgun sequence genome:
- the LOC127131107 gene encoding uncharacterized protein LOC127131107: MSMNSNRVNVTAAITLYERWERSNWVSVMFIKTKVTSGIRGSIDQHENVCDLLKAIDDQFVTSEKALASTLIMKFSSYRLTGVKGVGEHIMKMRDISAQLKKLEVDMSDSFLVHYILNSLPFEYGPFKISYNTHKDKWSVNELMTMCVQEEERLVMEQSESALLTSTRGKNRDFETNKSQANQKGKFKIPPQGDIKKEAKCYFCKKGGHMKKECSGFK, translated from the coding sequence ATGAGCATGAACAGTAATCGCGTGAATGTTACCGCTGCAATCACACTATATGAGCGGTGGGAGAGATCCAACTGGGTCAGTGTGATGTTCATTAAGACTAAGGTCACAAGTGGAATACGTGGTTCTATCGATCAGCATGAGAATGTCTGTGATTTGCTGAAAGCCATTGACGATCAATTCGTCACTTCTGAAAAGGCTTTGGCAAGCACATTAATTATGAAATTTTCCTCCTACCGACTCACCGGTGTGAAAGGTGTGGGTGAGCACATAATGAAAATGCGTGACATTTCAGCTCAACTTAAGAAACTTGAGGTTGATATGTCTGACTCCTTCCTGGTGCACTATATTCTGAACTCTCTTCCGTTTGAGTATGGGCCTTTCAAGATCTCCTACAATACACATAAAGATAAATGGTCAGTCAATGAATTAATGACCATGTGTGTTCAGGAAGAAGAAAGGCTTGTAATGGAACAGAGTGAGAGTGCATTGCTGACAAGCACTCGCGGGAAGAACAGAGATTTCGAAACTAACAAGTCACAAGCCAATCAGAAAGGGAAATTCAAAATACCACCGCAAGGTGATATCAAGAAAGAAGCAAAGTGTTACTTCTGTAAAAAGGGAGGACACATGAAGAAGGAATGCTCTGGATTCAAATAA